The nucleotide sequence GTCGCGACAAACGCCTGCTCGATGCGATCCATCGCCATCGCAGCCCCCTTTTCCAGTCCGCTCACTTTGACGGTTGGGGGAACCGCGCGCATTAGGCTATGTGAATCGCCGCGCAACGATCGTCGGCAGGACTCTTTCCATCCATGGGGTTGCCCAAAGACCGCCGGGCGCAAAGATGTTCGGCATGTCGATGCAGAGATGAACGGCATCCCGGATCTCGGCGACCTCTGACTTGCCGTGCGGTCGGGGAACGAGCCAGACGGGAAGAGGTTGATGCGTCGCGATCTCCTCAAACTACAGGAGTGGTCGGTGCAACGATTGTCATTCCTCGCTGCCTTCATCATCGCGATCAGTGCGTTCGCCGGATCGGCGCCAGCCCGCGCCCAGGATTATCCCTGGTGTGTCCAGGGCAAAGGCCTGGGTTATCCCGGCGATTGCAGCTATCGCAGCCGCGCACAATGCCTGGCATCCGCGTCCGGACGCAACGTCTACTGCGGCCTGAACCCCCGCGCGGCGTACGGCCAGCAACGTCGCGGCCGGGACTATCGCTATTGACTCGGGCGACAGCGCGCCGCTGTTGCACAGGCTGCTTTGAAGCTTGATTTTGTCCTGATTGGCCGCGGACTACTTGCGGCGCGACTGCGCCTCAACAGCCTGCACCGCCACGCTCGCCACTTGCCGCAGCGCCTCGCGGTCCGCGCCTGACGATGCCATCACGCCCATGCCAACGGAGACGGCCGAGACGTAACGCGCAAGGGCTGCGGGATCTGACGTCTCGTTGAGATCGCCTTCGGCCTTGGCGCGGATGAAGCGGTCGCGGAGCTGGTCTTCGTTCTGGGCGCGGCGGGCGGCGAGCTCGAAGGGGACGTTTTCGGAGCCGGTGCCGCAGGCGATGCCGCCCTGCACGAGCAGGCAACCAGGCGGATTGGCGGGATCGGTCTGCTTCTCGGCGATGCCCATCAGCATGCGCTCGGCGACCTCGCGGGCGGTCGGTGCTGCCACCACCTCCTCCATCCAGGCGCCGCGCAGCTTGGTATAGCGGTCGAGCGCGGCCTTCAGCAGCCCTTCCTTGTTGCCGAAGCAGGCATAAAGGCTCGGCGGATTGATGCCCATGGCCTCGGTGAGCTGGGCGATGGTGGCGCCCTCGTAGCCGTGGCGCCAAAACACTTCCATCGCCTGGTCCAACGCCGTGTCGGCGTCGAATTCACGGGGGCGTCCCATGCCCATGTGCCTGTCTCCTCGGAATCGGCGTCGCCTATCGCTCTAACGCCTGATCCTATCTATTTGTTCTAGCTTTCTTTTCTGTGCCGGCTTCCAATTCTTGCGGTAAGTGGCTACGATTTTCTTAGTGAATGGTACATAAGTATCTTGCACTGCGGCGTCCAGCTCCACATCTGTAGTGAACACTACATATCTGGAGCGCGCAAATGCCCCCATCCCAAAATACCCGTAATGGCCGTTTCCGCCGCCTTCTCGGCGGTGTCGCTATCGTCGGCGCCCTCGCGGCGGCCGGTTCGATCGCAACCGGCCGCTATTTTCATGCCGCGCAGGCGACCGCGACGGCGGCGCCCGAGCAGGCGGTGTCGGTCACCGTCGCCATGATCGAGCCGCGGCAGACTGTGCTGTGGGACGATTTCTCCGGACGGTTAGAGGCCATCAACCGCGTCGAGCTCCGCCCGCGTGTCGCCGGCGCGATCCTTGCGACCAACTTCACCGAAGGCGCGCTGGTGAAGGCCGGTGACGTGCTGTTCAAGATCGATCCGGCGCCCTACGCGGCCGAGGTCGACAAGGCCGCGGCCCAGCTCGAGGCCGCCAAAGCGCGCGTGGTCTTCACCACCAGCGAGGTCGAGCGCGGCGCACAGCTCGTAGGCAACGCCGTGGTCACGCGGCGCGATTTCGACCAGCGCGAGAACGCCAATCGCGAAGCCGTCGCTAACGTGAAGGCGGCCGAGGCGACACTCCAGACCGCAAAGCTCAATCTCGATTACACCGAGGTGCGCGCACCCGTGGACGGTCGCGTCGGCAAGATCGAGGTTACCGTCGGCAATCTCGTTGCCGCCGGCACCGCCTCTCCCGTCCTGACCTCGCTGGTCTCGGTCAATCCGATCTACGCGTCCTTCGACGCGGATGAAGAGGTGGTGCTGCGGGCGCTCAACTCGATCGCAGATGCCTCCGGCAAGCGCGGCAATCTCGATCAGATTCCCGTCGAGATGACCACATCAGGCGGCCTCTCGGCGAAGGGCCACATCCAGCTC is from Bradyrhizobium sp. ISRA430 and encodes:
- a CDS encoding DUF3551 domain-containing protein; translation: MRRDLLKLQEWSVQRLSFLAAFIIAISAFAGSAPARAQDYPWCVQGKGLGYPGDCSYRSRAQCLASASGRNVYCGLNPRAAYGQQRRGRDYRY
- a CDS encoding efflux RND transporter periplasmic adaptor subunit — its product is MPPSQNTRNGRFRRLLGGVAIVGALAAAGSIATGRYFHAAQATATAAPEQAVSVTVAMIEPRQTVLWDDFSGRLEAINRVELRPRVAGAILATNFTEGALVKAGDVLFKIDPAPYAAEVDKAAAQLEAAKARVVFTTSEVERGAQLVGNAVVTRRDFDQRENANREAVANVKAAEATLQTAKLNLDYTEVRAPVDGRVGKIEVTVGNLVAAGTASPVLTSLVSVNPIYASFDADEEVVLRALNSIADASGKRGNLDQIPVEMTTSGGLSAKGHIQLIDNQVNGQSGTIRVRAVFRNDDGRLIPGQFARVRMGQPKQQTLVMIDERAIGTDQDKKFVMAVGDDSRAVYRPITLGGAVDGLRIVTSGLKSGERIVVNGLQRVRPGALLKTEVAAMGARGPQQASNHSNQDIVQR
- a CDS encoding TetR/AcrR family transcriptional regulator, producing MGMGRPREFDADTALDQAMEVFWRHGYEGATIAQLTEAMGINPPSLYACFGNKEGLLKAALDRYTKLRGAWMEEVVAAPTAREVAERMLMGIAEKQTDPANPPGCLLVQGGIACGTGSENVPFELAARRAQNEDQLRDRFIRAKAEGDLNETSDPAALARYVSAVSVGMGVMASSGADREALRQVASVAVQAVEAQSRRK